A single genomic interval of Corylus avellana chromosome ca10, CavTom2PMs-1.0 harbors:
- the LOC132163195 gene encoding transcription initiation factor TFIID subunit 7-like isoform X1, which yields MDEQFILRVPPSVAERLDRLLSESENASSSDDKSLDLSFSEDGKSGTFVIGNDHFPASLLDLPCVVESYKTYDDSVLIKTADVGQMIMVREAGDDTPDVVEYRHGLTPPMRDARKRRFRREPDLNPELVQRVLKDLVKIHAGAAAENVDILISAEQEEDVDGSVRNASKKPVPAPVVKADAPEVGTNAGEPDRSDSDESDDSI from the exons ATGGACGAGCAGTTCATACTCAGAGTTCCACCTTCTGTTGCAGAGCGATTAGACCGCCTTTTGAGTGAAAGTGAAAATGCTTCATCTTCTGACGACAAGTCATTGGATTTGTCCTTTTCTG AGGATGGGAAGAGTGGCACGTTTGTCATTGGCAATGATCATTTCCCTGCATCACTGTTGGATCTTCCTTGTGTTGTGGAATCATATAAAACATATGATGACAGTGTATTGATCAAGACTGCAGATGTTGGTCAG ATGATTATGGTTAGAGAAGCAGGTGATGATACTCCAGATGTGGTGGAGTACAGACATGGTCTCACCCCTCCTATGAGGGATGCTCGAAAGCGGAGATTTCGCAGGGAGCCAGATCTAAAT CCTGAGCTTGTACAGCGTGTCCTGAAAGATTTAGTGAAGATCCATGCTGGTGCAGCAGCGGAGAATGTTGATATCCTTATAT CTGCTGAGCAAGAGGAAGATGTAGATGGAAGTGTCCGAAATGCAAGTAAAAAACCTGTGCCTGCGCCTGTTGTAAAGGCAGATGCCCCAGAGGTTGGAACAAATGCTGGGGAGCCTGACAGAAGCGACTCTGATGAATCTGATGACTCAATTTGA
- the LOC132163195 gene encoding transcription initiation factor TFIID subunit 7-like isoform X2 → MDEQFILRVPPSVAERLDRLLSESENASSSDDKSLDLSFSEDGKSGTFVIGNDHFPASLLDLPCVVESYKTYDDSVLIKTADVGQMIMVREAGDDTPDVVEYRHGLTPPMRDARKRRFRREPDLNPELVQRVLKDLVKIHAGAAAENVDAEAAEQEEDVDGSVRNASKKPVPAPVVKADAPEVGTNAGEPDRSDSDESDDSI, encoded by the exons ATGGACGAGCAGTTCATACTCAGAGTTCCACCTTCTGTTGCAGAGCGATTAGACCGCCTTTTGAGTGAAAGTGAAAATGCTTCATCTTCTGACGACAAGTCATTGGATTTGTCCTTTTCTG AGGATGGGAAGAGTGGCACGTTTGTCATTGGCAATGATCATTTCCCTGCATCACTGTTGGATCTTCCTTGTGTTGTGGAATCATATAAAACATATGATGACAGTGTATTGATCAAGACTGCAGATGTTGGTCAG ATGATTATGGTTAGAGAAGCAGGTGATGATACTCCAGATGTGGTGGAGTACAGACATGGTCTCACCCCTCCTATGAGGGATGCTCGAAAGCGGAGATTTCGCAGGGAGCCAGATCTAAAT CCTGAGCTTGTACAGCGTGTCCTGAAAGATTTAGTGAAGATCCATGCTGGTGCAGCAGCGGAGAATGTTGAT GCTGAAGCTGCTGAGCAAGAGGAAGATGTAGATGGAAGTGTCCGAAATGCAAGTAAAAAACCTGTGCCTGCGCCTGTTGTAAAGGCAGATGCCCCAGAGGTTGGAACAAATGCTGGGGAGCCTGACAGAAGCGACTCTGATGAATCTGATGACTCAATTTGA
- the LOC132163194 gene encoding serine/arginine-rich SC35-like splicing factor SCL33: MRGRSYTPSPPRGYGRRGRSPSPRGRHGGHSRDAPTSLLVRNLRHDCRPEDLRRPFGQFGNLKDIYLPKDYYTGEPRGFGFVQFVDPADAAEAKYHMDGQILLGRELTVVFAEENRKKPVDMRHRERGRGRYNDRRRSPPRYSRSPRYSRSPPPRRVRSRSRSRDYSPPPKQRHDSRSVSPQERKYSRERSYPRHSRERSYSRSPPYNGSRSRSQTPSRGPSRSRSPNHEEYSRQPNGDRSPSQ, encoded by the exons ATGAGGGGGAGAAGTTATACTCCATCACCGCCAAGGGGCTATGGCAGGAGAGGACGGAGCCCTAGCCCTAGGGGTCGCCATGGTGGTCATAGTAGGGATGCTCCTACTAGCCTTCTTGTTCGTAACCTTCGCCACGACTGTAG GCCAGAGGACCTTCGTAGACCATTTGGGCAGTTTGGTAATCTCAAAGATATTTACTTGCCAAAGGATTACTATACTGG AGAACCTCGTGGTTTTGGCTTTGTGCAATTTGTTGACCCAGCCGATGCTGCAGAGGCAAAATATCACATGGATGGTCAGATCCTTCTTGGCCGTGAGTTGACTGTTGTCTTTGCGGAGGAGAACAGGAAGAAGCCGGTTGATATGAGGCATAGGGAACGAGGAag GGGTCGATATAATGATCGAAGACGGTCACCCCCACGTTACTCTCGCTCGCCTAGGTACTCCCGCTCTCCACCTCCACGTCGTGTAAGATCTCGGTCCCGAAGCCGTGATTATTCCCCACCCCCAAAACAGAGGCATGACTCAAG ATCTGTTTCACCCCAAGAGAGAAAGTACAGTCGAGAAAGGTCGTACCCTCGGCACAGTCGAGAGAGGTCATATTCGCGATCTCCACCCTATAATGGCTCAAGGAGCCGGAGTCAAACTCCATCTAGGGGCCCGAGCAGAAGCCGAAGTCCTAACCATGAAGAGTACTCTAGGCAACCAAATGGAGACAGGTCTCCTAGTCAGTGA